CCTTCCCAATCGAAAGACTATGGGGAAGCAAAACCCTTACTGCGCAGCTCGTCTCGGGAAAGAGGCCCAGAAAACTGGCACCGACCTGCGTGGAGGCCAAACGCCCAAATGGTAAGTTCTCGGTGGTAAGGGAGCGTTAGCAGACTGCCTTCCGGCTAATATTGTGTAGGGACCAGGAGCTCCGCTTTACCGTGCATGAATCCCCCGACTACTTCCGATTGAAGCTTTCCGtcttcaacgacgacaaACGAACCGACATGATTGGCGAGACTTGGATTGATTTGCAAGACCTCATTATACCCGGAGGCAGCCAGAGTGACCAATGGCACACTCTGCAGTTCCGTGGAAAATACGCTGGCGAGATCCGCCTCGAGATGACTTATTACGATACCCGgcccgaggatgaggccgtCATCGAAAGGAGGACGCAGGGCACGGAGAGGGCTGTCAAGAATACCAGCGGTAGCAGTAGGAGTACTATGCCCGTTGCTCCGTCATCATCGCTCTCGGGACCGCGTCAGCTGAAAGAGGTCAAACGTCGCCCTTTACCCACCGACCCTACTGGGTCTGCTGCACCGCGCCCCGCACCCGAGAAAGCATACTCCTCTCCAGCACCTTTGCCTGCCTCGCATGCACCTCGACCATACGATGGAGTTCCCACTCCTCCGTCCAGCTCTGGTATGGACTATGCTCACCAGCCTCGACCGATGGCACCCCCGGTTGGCCAATATGATGCACCCTACGGTTTGCCGTCGCCAGCCACGCGTCCACGGACGTACGAAACACCGGACGACTTCCAACGAGACTGGAGtgctccggctccggctccggctccggttTCAGCTCCGGTTTCAGCTCCGGCCCGTCGTCCAGCACAGGGTTACCCGCAGGAGCAACATTATCCTTCGCGAGCAGAGCAGGATTATTATGCCAGACCACGTTCTGGCTACGACAACGCTCCACCTGCGGATTACCGATCTATGAGACAAGACTTACAAGCAGGTCGACAGGATGCCTACCAGGAACCCGATATGTATGCACCGGTTCATGAACCCCCACGGCCAAACAGCCGCCATTACAACCAGCCGTATCTGTCTCAGGACCAATACGTGTATGGTGCAGAAGAGGCTCTGGTTCCTCGTTACAATCAAGCTTCCAATAGCATGTCTGGGCGCCACCACCGCCTAGAGTACCCCCAGGAAAGCGAGACGGATCGCTATCGTCCACATAGCAACTCACAGCCCAGGCGAGGCCGTGACTACCACGCGGAATATGCAGCCATGCAACCACgcgtggaagatgaagatgaagatggaccaccacctcccccgcCCGTTCATCGGTCAGGATTGGTTCAAGCTAGCCAACAGTTAGTACCGTCACCAACTCCTTCGTACAAAGCTTACTCCCCAGAGTACGGCCCTCGAACGACCCAAGAGATGGACAACCCCCAGCCTACGGAGCTGATGATCGGGGAGGACAAGTTCCCCGACCTCCCCCCCATTACGAACGGCCCATCCATGCCACCCAGCCTGGTCGCTGGACTTGACCCGACGGTCGCAGACGCGGAGACTGATCGGGCTGTGAACGAGATGCAGGCCCGGAGACGCAGCGGCATCTTCGAGGAAGACCTCCCCATTAGCCGCAGCCGCGAACCCTCCCCTATAATGCCGCCTTATCCGACAGATATCGCTCTCGCGGAAGACCATCGTCGATCACTCGTCAGCCGAAAGTCGATAAATTCTGAAAGTCCCAGTAATCAACTGGTGCTCCGAAAATCGATCAGCCCCAGGCCACCTACTTCTAGAAGTCGCGGTAGCTCTCAGATCTCCGGCTCACAGATCCCGTTTTCTCCGGATTCTTTTGATTCATATAACCCGAACGCAGCCCGTGCTGCTATAAGAAAAGACCCGGCACCGGCGTACAAGTCTCCGTCAGAAGCTATGGAAGCAGCGAGAAGGAGTGAGGCTGCGGCAGGCCGGGAAGACGGCCCTATTATTGGTGACGACGGCCGTGAAATCGACCCGTCTGACCATCTGCCCTCGGACACGTGGGCGCCGGAACCAGACCGAAAGCCGCGAAAACCTGGTGTTATCGTCCGCTTTCGCAATGCGCCTACTACTAAGATAGCGGCTCGATCTAGCCCTCCAGCGCCCTCCAAGGAGTACACCGTTCGTCCGATGTCATCATACATATCGAGTACAGACCTAAATCGAACATCACCACGAGCTGATTACAGTCGCGGACGGCCAGGATACGGCGGAAGCCCCGGTGCTGGGCATGGACGGACATATAGCACACCATCCccgcagccacagcaacGTCGAAAGTCAGtatcgccctcgccatcgccgatgTATGCCCCTGCGCCCAGCATTGGCCCACCAATTCCTGCAAAGGTGCCCATTGGAGCGCCGTCAGGGTATAGCCAGGACCCGCTAAGCCGCGAGCTCAATTCAATTGATATCGGATCAGTTGGAATAAGCTCTGGGCGGGGGATGCGGAAGTATGTCCCCAGGCCCATGAGTGGATATGCCATGTAAGGCTGCAACACGCAGCACGGGCAACCAAAACAAAGAATATACCCTTGCATACCCTGTACAGAAAAGAGGGACAGGTGCAGCGAATATGCAGCGAGCGAAATTACGCAAAATTGAATGATCAATAAGACAATGATTGTATGCATTATGGGCGTTTGGgttttcgtttcttttcgtTTCCTTTCAGTTCAAAACTTCCGGCTTCTTCACGTTTTCATGTTTCTTTCAATGGTGTACGATATGATCTACATGAGAATGATATGCCTGGCGTCTATGATCTAGATAAATACTATGCTGTGTACGATTCACTTCATTTATCCGTCTTATTGACCGATTGTATTATCCGAGTCTAGGACGGTTCGAATCCCAGTCCTTGCTACTCACTTAACAGAACACATCTATGTACTTTAATTATCACCATTTTGTACATACCATTCTGATCCTGGGCCTGGGTCTGCCTTGTACTCTGATTTTATCACTTGGTCAATGTCCTAATATCAACCTAGCTAATGATGGTatagtggtagtggtagaGCGAAAACGTGAGAAAGCATGAAACTACCATTAGCATTATTAACATAACGATTGTAGTCGTAGCCTGACGTCTACCTGTATACTATACTGTCAAATAAAAACAACTCAACACGCCATAAACCAAGCCAAGCATGTAAATAAATATACCACCATATTAGAATGCCACATGGCATTAAGCCACTCACACACGTCATGTTTTATATCATGTATGTAcgtgaagagaagaaagagtctGACACCACGCTAATCAAGAGTGAGAAGGGGCGAGGGAAAAATAATAGATCTCGAAGATAACATCCGAACCGCCTTTTAAGTCGGCAACAGAGACGATATATAAAAAggtaagaaaataaatcaCGAGTGATCCGGAATCAACTCGTACCCTCCCTCGGAGGGCAAAGTGTACCCAGCGAAGATCAAAGCCCCCGCTGAGACAACACTTACGCACCAGCTAACGGTGCAATAGATCCACGATTCGTCGAGGCGCCAGCCAACGAAGAAACGCGCTTCGTTGTCGACCAGGTATGCCTGAAAGCGCCCTTGTTAGCTTTTGGCATTTTTTTCCTCTGCCACTCGCTCATTAGAGTTTATAACCTACCACAACTGACATACTGGCCGCTTGAACAACAGCGGCCGAAATAATCAGAATACTCAATATCTTCCACCCAGACTCGCGCAGCGCCTTGTTTCCACCAAGGATAATCAAGTAGGCAACGACGCTCATCCCTTCCAGCACGACCGCAAACGACATCATGAAGCCGACGGTGCGCCACATAGAGCAGAAGTGCCGGTCTTCTGCGACGCAGTCTGAGCGCTTCGGGAAGCTCTCGCATGTATCGGTGAGGGAGGAACAGCGCCGGTGGAGGCCATAGGAGTAGTGGTATGTTGGCTGTGAGGGTGCTTAGTTCGACTGCAGGCGATGCGACCGCAGCTGGGTGAGTGGATGTACCTTTTCACTGTGGTAGCTGACCCAGTTGGGGACGATTATGGATGCTATTGAGAGGCCAAATGCTGCAATGGGGTGGATGCTGTTAGCGTATACTGCATGCGCTCAGACATGGAGGGGAAAGGAAGGGCGGGAGTACGTACCGGCTAGGAAGACAATGAGAGATGCAGTATAGACGATTGTCTTGGTGAGGAAGCCGGTATAGTTCCGGTCCTCACCGCGTGGGATTAGATGGAAGTCCATTTGGAGGGGTGCGTTgctgtcgaggtcgatggcGAGAGTCGACGGTGACGCAGGCAGCCGTTTGATACCGATGTATATACCCCAGAGAAAGAAGCGGTGGGGAGGTGGAGAAGGGGTGGGGAGATGAATATAACAAAAAACAGAGAGCACAGACAAACAGGACAGAGAGTTCACGGGGATGCAAGGGAGAGATGCGAAGCCAGGAATGAagatgggagatggaggagcgagaggaGCGGGCGGGATACCTGGAAGGGagcagccagcagcagcacagaCGCAGTGGCTGCACCTGATCGCATCAATATTGCAGAGGGAATTTGTACCACCACTGGAGCTTCGGGTTATTCAAGCttcccatctcctcatctgGCCTTGAAGCCAGGCTAATGTCGCCAATGATGATCAATCCTGTTTTGCCCGCTTTGCCTGCCTTGCTCGACTTTCCCAGCCAATAAccgctgctgccgctggTGATCAGACGAGGCTTTGCGATGACAGTAAACGGCGCAACTTGCCTGTCTCGATGATGAAGGGGATACTGTCGGCCTGTCACTGTCTCGGCTAGTGGGTCTTTTGGGCATTAATTTCGCCATTATGGGCATGGTGGTTGTTTCAAGTTTATTTCTCGGAATAGCTTCACTCCAGCTGCAAACATCGCTGACGTCATCATCTATCTAGGTCACTACGTATTAGTTACTCAGGGTAcgaaaaaagcaaagaagagtTAGAAAACGAGTAGATTCGTCTAAATCCCTGTAAATGTAGAAACATGAACCCGCCGTGTCTCAGCCCTTCATGAACGTCAAAGAAGTGAACAAATGCAAACATGCAAACAGAACTAGTAGTCTACACTGTGCCGACGTTGTCAACGAGACATGGCATCAAGGCGGGTGGCTTGGGGAATAGAATACAAAACGGAAAAGAATATATGCCCGTCATCAGAGATAGAGAGAATTAAATGGGTAAAAAAACCCGTCATGCAGCCGTTACGCAACCTAGCGCCCTCGTTATGATGATTCCCCTTGACTCCGCTGGATCATCGCGCGGAAGTCGTCATTGCTCTTCTGGCCCTTGTTTTCCTCGCCTGAGGCGTTCGTCGCAGTCATCGTTGTTGCTGTCGTTGTGGTCGTGGTACTCGTTTGCTGGGCCGTTCCGCGCTTCACCCCCAGATGCCCGCGTTTCCCACTCCGCCCTCCCGGCTGCGGCGGTCGCTTGATGGGCGCCGTCGGCGCAAGGAATGTGGCTTTGGACTTCTCCTTTGGCTTCACACCCTGGCCATACCgttgcttcttctccgcagaCTGCTTCAGCATGTCGCCCACCGTTCCAATATGTAGTTTCCGACCTGGCGAGATCTCCTGTCCCTCGAGTTCAAGTGCCGCTTTACCCGTTTGGCTGACATCGGCGAATTCAACAATCGCTCCTTGATGGTCCGGCCGCAATATAATTTTGACCAGTTTACCATATGGTTCAATAAGCGCCCGAATCCGGGCATCGTTCACCGTATCGGGGACGTTCATCAAGCCCAGCGTACGGTCCCTTCGCTCACCCGTGGGCTCTTCTAATTCCGGTAGTGCTGTACCGTTAGTCTCCGGCGCAGGAGACTGTGACCCAGCCACCCGAGAGACAACAGTGGTAGCGGTGCGTTTGGCCCCATTAGGGGCGGACAACTTAACGTGAAGCGGGCGGGATCGAAACTCGACTTCATTCATGGCGAGTGCTGCAGTTGCTTCTTCCTTGGAACTGAATACAACATAACCAAACCCCTTACTGCCCCCATCAACCTTTCTGGGCATGCGAGCCAACTCCACGCTGCCGAATTTGGAGAATAGTTCTTTGAGATCATTCTCATTGGCCTTCCAATCAATGTTGGACACGTGAATCTCTCGTCCTTCGTGCATCGGACCATGGCGATCTTGCTTGCGTGAAGGGTCCGAGATTTTAACCACGAGGTTGAGGCCATTGCTCACGGTTGACCCGTCCAATTCTGTGGCGTGGTGGGCGGCCACGGAAGCTTTGAACTGTAGGTAACAGAACCGCCGATGCGTGTTGTATTTGAGAGATGGAAACCGTATGTCGATAATTTCACCATACTATAGAACGTTAATTAAAAGCAACCGAATGAAACATTACGGTTTCGACATACCTTGCTGAACATGTGTCGAATGTAGTTCTCATCGGCCGTCGGCGGGAAGTTGGTGACAAACAAGGTCGTCTCAGAGCCAAAAGAAACTTGAATAATGTTGCCATCAAGGGTCTTCTGATCGCGAGTCTGCGCAGCCTCGGCGTCTTCTCGCGAATTAAATTCGATCATGGCTACTTCGGTGTTACCATCTTCTCCGGGAAGCATCTTAACACCGTTGATCGTACCGCACTATCCAAGTTAGTCAAAATGTATTTATTCAGCAGGGGAGGAACCTCTTACATCACGGAAAAACTGTCGCACCTTGTGCTCTGAGACATTCTGAGGCAAGTTCTTGACAACAACCGTAGAATTCTCACGATCACGCTGGAGTGCTACCGGTTCTGCTTCAACATCTGGTGTTGTCTCTGCTCGTGCTTTTTTGGCAGGGAGGCCATTCACAGCCGATTCATCCTCACgtttcctcttctccgcctGCGAAGCCTCTAATGTTGGTTGaaccgctgctgcttcggcAGCCTGTTGAGCCTGTAAAGCGGCAGCTTCTCGAGCCTCCCGCTCCCGGCGGGTGGCGATGGCTCTCGTAGCCTTCCGGGTTTCCAGAACGGCGAGCTGTAGTTCCTCCGAGTCCTCGTAGTCTTCGCAGTGCGCGACATAGGTCTGCATGATCTTTTCCGGCCAGTCAAGATCCGTCCGCTTGATGGCTTGCTTCAACACAGCTGTGGCAAAGCTGGGATTCGGGGTTCGACGCGCGGCATCAACCGTTGCTTCACCCTGGACAAATTTGCTCCAAGAAACCAGCTCCCAGTGATAGTATGTCAGCCAGAATTCGTAACTGTTGCCACGGCGTCCGACGAGGCCCTTGAAGGTTTCTCGTGCACTATCCCAGCTGCCACTTTCACTCAGGTAACGTATGTAGATACGCTCGAGACGGAAGAGTGGGTCGCCTTCATAAGAGCGACCATATTTCTTCTCTCCAAGCTCCTGGACGCTCTCAATTGCCGAACGGATTCCCACTTCAGCTACGTCCAGATCTTCGTCAGTAGCCTCGGACAAGAAAGCACGCCGGCGAAGGTAGCTGCACCACGCTGTGTGCACCTTCAGCACCTCTTCCATGCCCCCAACATCGAGTAAGCCTGTACTTGTTGCCTTGTGCTTTATATCTGCGATCTTCGTAAACGATTGTCCTTCTCGTTCGGAGCTGAGCAAATACTGCGACCACAAAGTACCGGACCCAGGGCAATGTCGGGTTGCTCGGTCAAGCGCAGAGATTGTTGTTGTATGCACATTCCCATGCATTGATTCATCGATGAGGAACATAATGTAGTCCTCCCACACCGTAGCATTGGTTTGGAACCGCAAAACCGCGCGTTGGTAGATCGCGTTGATAAGTTCAAAATTTGCACTGCGTCTTCGTCGGGTGCCTTGAAGTTCCCATTCAATGTATTCAGCAAATGCCATCCACTCCTCATCACGGTCGCCAGAGTCGGTCGCGTTGCGAAGACGAATCTCAAACTCCTCGCGGGCCGCATACTGTTCCTTAACCGGAGTGGCATACTGTGTTACCGTCTCCGACATAATATTTTCATAGTTTGTGTTGTAGTAGGTGGAAATAAAACTGGAGAACGCCTGGAATGTCTGATCCCATGTCGCGTGAGGCGTCTGCAATCGAATGTCAAACAGTTCTCGTACTCGTGCGATTTTGTCCTGGGAGGGGTTGCGAGACACGTCGCGAACCTGAAATTCTAACAGTCGATCCCATACGGTATTACTGTCATGAATTCTCCACCTCGTTGCTTCAGCACCCCTCTGCCATGTGTCGAGGACACTCTGCCAGGTAAAGACTTCTCGGCCCACCAGCTTATCTTGCTCCGACCAGTGGCTTTGGGTCGAATCACCGTGTGCAGCGTTGTATAGGTATAGCACCCACTCGCCATATATATTCCAGAGCTTGGTGCTACCgtattcttcttcaatcGATCTTTGGCAAAGATTCATCACATCGATGCGTTCGTTCACTGAAGAAGCCAGCATACTCTCATCTTGAATCCACTCAGCCCAAAGATCCTCGCCCATGGCAAAAAGcttgtccatctcctcgCGGGCAGTTCTCATGTCCTTGAGTAGATCGTAATCTCGAGGCTCGCCATGAATCTCCGGGTTATTCGGCGGGTAGACGTGATTCACAAATCCATCGTGTAGCAAGCGGATAAAATTCACATGTGCCTCGTAAGACTGTGGATTTACGTGAATACGGGCGAATAATTCGGTCGCCATCCGTCGAGCGtcggggaggagggatgaGGCGGCGTAGTTTCTCCGGGCGCTCTCTCTGGGGCCGTCTGACATGGCGATATCAAAGGACGAGCGTGGAGTAGGGGTGTTGTGGGAAATCTGGTTAACATTCGGAAACATTGTTGACGGCGAGAGCTGACTCTCGTAAGATTCGGGTCGTAGGATGGCGGCATTCGGCCGCGGTGGTTGGTGATGTTGCATAGATGCGAGGTCGGCAAGAGTGTCCATGCCCGGAGTTGATGGTTGCCGCGAGTTCTGCAGGTCGGCAGCTGGCGGTGtccctcctccgcttccacctcctcccacgTTAGGTCCAACAGCGGGACTCATCGACGAAGGCGGCGAGGGTTCAGGTACGTTGGTTGGAGGGGCGTAGACTTGTTGCGCAAGTGGCGACGATGCGATAGGGGTTCGGTTCGCAGCGGTGCGACTCTTCCGTAGGGGCTTGTGCGCTGGCCCGGGCGCAGGAGCGGAGGTATTGCCAGAAGAGCTCGTGGTAGGCGTTGAGCGCCCAGAATTTGAGTTCGCGTCCTGCGGCGAAAGGAGAGAATTGATGTCCATCATCGAATCGGTTTTATCGAAGATAGCGATGGACCACGTCAGGGAAGGGCGCAAAGAGCTGGCAGCAAGGTGCTGACGTAAGGGAGGGTGTAAAAACaagggaagaaaagaaatagatTCTTCAAAGAACAGTCCACAGTTTCCTCATCAACGAGTCCATTCCTGCCCCAGTTCCAGGCTGTCCAGCTCCACGACGGGTGGGCGTTGTCCCTCTTTGCTTGAACGGAGAAGTCTCAGGCCACGGGCAGGATGCGCGAGAAGAAAGGCGATGACAAAAGAGcggggaggaaagaagagaaaataacACCGGAGAAGGCGTCTCACAAGCTATGCTCCTCTCTTTCCCTAGGCTGATGCAAAATCGGGAGAGCTCGACGGAATCGCTCGTGCGGGAGACAAGGTGAAGCACCGGAGGCACGACGATGCAGATGGCGAGTCGAGACAGGGAGGGGCCAGCGAACAAGCTAGAGAACGCGCTCTAGCGAGAGCAGAAGCAGTCCTAGGAAAGCAGAGCAGTCAGCGGGCAGGTGGGAGGTCGCGTGGGGAGGGCGGCGACGTACAGAGAGtgctggggagagagagggaaaagaCGAGAGAAGTTCGAAGGGCCGACGAAGGATGAGAGAACCTGAACCAGTGGATCGACGACGCTggtggagatggacgagAGACGAAAGAGAGAGCTCGGCACAGGAAACGGACCACGACtcgagatgaggatgatagTCTGGCGTGTTTCCCGTTCGGTGGCCACAACACGTTTCCCACTCTGGAGTGCTCGTCCTTGTAGTTTCAGGCTGTCGCTTCGTATCTCTTTGATGCGCCAGCCGAGGATCTGACGATGCGTCGTCCTCAAttacggagtacgtactTGCTGCAAATTCTGCTTCACTACGTCATATCTCTGCGGCAGAGTAGCGACATTGCCAATAATTACTCCTTTCTGCGGCCTACACTAGCGCTGAGCTCTGGGCCCTGCGAGAGCAGAAACCGAAGACAAGCGCACGGACTGAGTCTCCCAAGCCCTGCCACCGTGATGGAGCATCGTGCTCTGCACTGCCATATCTGGTCCACATTACCGTACACGGATGGAGCCCTGCCTGGGATTCAGGCTATTACAGTACTATCTACCGACTCGAGTAGTTCTTCCGAGCAGTTCTCCCGGGCGCCCGCCCTGTCGTATCGCGCAAGGCGTATATTGTATCATAAGTGTGGGCAGAGCTTAAGCATCGCGAAAGCATAATTCCCAATCGGGTTGACGTGGCTCGCAGCTGGACGAGCCCATGAGGTAATCTAAGCGAGGAAAACATACGGGGTGCTTCGGGCGCTTCTCCGGATCAAATGTAGGGCCCTGGCCGGTGATTCATTAAAACAGACAATAATCAAGAATCAAGCGATTaaagatgaagaaagcaagagtTGATtgggacgaggatgacggaGTACatttggtgttgatggttTTCATGCCCCAGGCAGGAATTAGACAAAAACTACGGCAGACCGGAAACACCAACTGCGCACCGCCAACACTCAACTTTTTTCCTGTTGATCCCGTAGCAGACTACAGCCGGTCGTCCAGTTGTTTGTTCCCCCATGGCTACGATGGGCGCTCTACATCCCTACGGGCAAATGATACGGTCAGGTAAGTCTGCTTCAATGTTCTGACAAGATTTCCACCCGAATTGGTCTTAACACACTCTTCAGCCCGGACCGGCATCACCTACATCCCTCGCCGCACCCTCACATGCACACCAATCCGTCGAGCCGAAGAGAACAACGACGCCCCCAATAACAAGCCAGAGACAAATTCTAAGCCCTCTGCTCTCTCCTCGATCAAGAACTTCATTTTTGGTGGAAAGTCCGACGCCGCGAAGCCTACCGTCCGCAGACAGGCTGCCCCCCTCAAGCGAGAAGGTAGCCTGAGCGCCGATTCGATTTtcgccgaggatgaagctgctcCCAAGCTGATGGCCTCTGGCCGAACGCCAGCTGGGCGCAAGCAGGAAGGCCCAGCTGCGGAGCCAGGCGAGACCGAGCCGCAGACATCGGTAGAGGCAAGGAACAGAGCGAACATGCAGGCAGTGCTGGATCCGCGCCCGAAGGCGCGTATTCGGTGGGAGCGTAAGATGGTTGTCCGCGAGCTACGTGGCCGCGGCCGTCTATCGAAGGCAGAGCAGATCATGCGTACGGAGCGTGAGTCGCTGTCCAAGTCACATTGGTTCAAGACCTCGATCAAGAAATTGGGCCCTCTGGCTCGCCAGATTGCTGGGAAGAATATCGACGAGGCCATTGTCCAAATGCAGttcagcaagaagaaggccgcaAAGGATGTCCTGGAGCACCTTAAGCATGCGAAGAACGTTGCCGTTGTCCGCTCGGGTATGGGGCTAGGTGCTGTTCAAGCTGGCGAGGAAGCACAGCCATCGAAGCCTATTAAGATCACCCTCAAAGACGGCGAGCGCAAGGTAATCACCGACCCTACATCCATCTACATCTCCCAGGCGTGGGTGAATCGCGGGCCATACGGCATCGACTACGACCACCGGGCAAGGGGACAGATCAACATGCTCCGCCCACCATACACGTCTCTATCGGTTgtgttgaaggaggaaaagacaCGAATCCGTGAATGGGAGGACCGCGAGGCCAGGGAACTGCGCAAGCGCAAGGCTAGGCTCTGGACACAGCTGCCTGACCGTCCGATCACGCAGCAGAACCAGTACTACAGCTGGTGATTTCCGCCATGTTTGTCTGTTCATTCGAGCCATGGTTCAAGTTATACTACCCTAGTATTCCTCTGGCGTTTTGTATTATTTACATCTTTGGGAGCACTCCGCCTGGGCCGGATCAgcatctttttctttttcactgGCATTTTACCCACACAATTGTCCAGAGCTCACCTATGTACACTACGAAATATAAACTACATAACCAAGTTCTTCTCTAGGTCTAAGTCTAACATCTAACATGCCTCGCCCGGACACTTTGGCCTCGGAAACCAGGGCTCAATCACCCTCGCTGGCGCTTCACCACTCCTTCTTTCTGCCTTGATAAGCACAGGAATCACACCACCGGTCTCCAACGTAAATTTCCTATGCCCGACAACACTTAAAATACTCATAATCGCACCAGAATGCGCCGTCAGCGATAACACGCTATTCCCATCGTGCGCGAAGATAtcgcccagcagctcatAAAACCGCGCGTCCCGCGCAGAATCACACTCCCGCAAATCAGCCTTGTGCAACAGGTCTTCCTCACTGAACCCCGGCTCGAATATATAAGATGGGTAAGCAGCCTGAATGGCGGACTTGGGTGAGCGTGCGTCGCAGGTGTGTAGCCCGAGAGTTTCGCGGAGGAGCTAGATGTTTAGTTTCAATGTTAGCCAGATATTCTGTCACATAGCCATAGAATCATGAGTTGAGGAATGAAAGGTCGCAGTCATACCTCCTTAACAAGAGGCCGAAAGGGCTCCGTTCCAGGTAGCTTGGTTCCATCGAATGTAACCTTCGCGGTCTCGCAACACCGCATCAGCGGACTCACGTAGTAagactgcggtggtggaaacCCCTGCGCGATCTGTGTCTTCCATGCCCCGTTTGCTATGCGCGCTTGTTCGATTCCGAGTTCTGTGAGTTGGGCGTCGAACCAGCTGCCGTGTTCGTCGCCGTTTAGGAGGGAGTAGCGGCACTTTGCAATAGCCATGCCATGCATTAGTCCGGTGTTCACatggtaggtaggtaggtagagCTGCTACGTACATCCCACATCGCAGTACCGTATCGCGACTCCGCGACATTATGTACGCCCTGCCCGTGGCggcccaggatgaggagtTTGTATGTTAACTCACCCGGCGAAGCACGGTTTAGCTGAGCGATGTATGATTCCAGACGCTGCCATtgtgtttttgtttttgaaGTTGTTTCGCTTTCGGATTCATTTACGGGGTCGGAGGGGTAAGAGCGGTCAATGAGGCCGAAGTTGGAGGATACCTAGAAGTCGTTTCCGCCAGGTTAGATTATTGTattctctctctatctcgGTACGGTCTTGGTGAGGGGCTGTGGGCGGCTTACATAGTCGAATGTGTCGGAGTCGGTGGTGGGGTCGCCCTGGAGGAATATGCCGGGGACCGCTGAgaagtggaagtggaagcTGGAAGGCAGGTCTGTGGTTGAGTTTGGGTTTGCCATGTTGTGGGAGCGGGGAGTGCCTGGTGAGTGCGGGGAGTTGACTTGGGCAGTACGTAACTGAGGTATAAATTGAAATCTAGAATTTTGTCTGATGTTCAAGGGTCCAGAATCTCAGTGAGTCATTAGACTAACTAGAGAAGGACTTTGTCCGGAAGATCGTGGTTCTTTGCTTACTCCGGAGTACCGTAGCGGGCCTAGCGGAGTTTCAACACGAGCTTTACGAGGTCGAAATCTTGTGTACAAACGACGAGCGTAGAATTA
This genomic interval from Aspergillus puulaauensis MK2 DNA, chromosome 7, nearly complete sequence contains the following:
- a CDS encoding uncharacterized protein (BUSCO:EOG09263D2P;~COG:S;~EggNog:ENOG410PIMA;~InterPro:IPR000008,IPR037791,IPR035892;~PFAM:PF00168), which translates into the protein MAAKPPRMTSVNHAAGIFADMSVDGPAIGTLVAVVDRAKNLPNRKTMGKQNPYCAARLGKEAQKTGTDLRGGQTPKWDQELRFTVHESPDYFRLKLSVFNDDKRTDMIGETWIDLQDLIIPGGSQSDQWHTLQFRGKYAGEIRLEMTYYDTRPEDEAVIERRTQGTERAVKNTSGSSRSTMPVAPSSSLSGPRQLKEVKRRPLPTDPTGSAAPRPAPEKAYSSPAPLPASHAPRPYDGVPTPPSSSGMDYAHQPRPMAPPVGQYDAPYGLPSPATRPRTYETPDDFQRDWSAPAPAPAPVSAPVSAPARRPAQGYPQEQHYPSRAEQDYYARPRSGYDNAPPADYRSMRQDLQAGRQDAYQEPDMYAPVHEPPRPNSRHYNQPYLSQDQYVYGAEEALVPRYNQASNSMSGRHHRLEYPQESETDRYRPHSNSQPRRGRDYHAEYAAMQPRVEDEDEDGPPPPPPVHRSGLVQASQQLVPSPTPSYKAYSPEYGPRTTQEMDNPQPTELMIGEDKFPDLPPITNGPSMPPSLVAGLDPTVADAETDRAVNEMQARRRSGIFEEDLPISRSREPSPIMPPYPTDIALAEDHRRSLVSRKSINSESPSNQLVLRKSISPRPPTSRSRGSSQISGSQIPFSPDSFDSYNPNAARAAIRKDPAPAYKSPSEAMEAARRSEAAAGREDGPIIGDDGREIDPSDHLPSDTWAPEPDRKPRKPGVIVRFRNAPTTKIAARSSPPAPSKEYTVRPMSSYISSTDLNRTSPRADYSRGRPGYGGSPGAGHGRTYSTPSPQPQQRRKSVSPSPSPMYAPAPSIGPPIPAKVPIGAPSGYSQDPLSRELNSIDIGSVGISSGRGMRKYVPRPMSGYAM
- a CDS encoding uncharacterized protein (COG:S;~EggNog:ENOG410PPZY;~InterPro:IPR019372;~PFAM:PF10242;~TransMembrane:4 (i21-44o97-120i132-155o170-193i)); the encoded protein is MDFHLIPRGEDRNYTGFLTKTIVYTASLIVFLAAFGLSIASIIVPNWVSYHSEKPTYHYSYGLHRRCSSLTDTCESFPKRSDCVAEDRHFCSMWRTVGFMMSFAVVLEGMSVVAYLIILGGNKALRESGWKILSILIISAAVVQAASMSVVAYLVDNEARFFVGWRLDESWIYCTVSWCVSVVSAGALIFAGYTLPSEGGYELIPDHS